In one window of bacterium DNA:
- a CDS encoding DUF4437 domain-containing protein — protein sequence MGRPIVMGINLDDVEWEPAETLWDDTGEAVPGGLLVKVLSTDDESGASTVLVKAPPGWSTAAPEVHSVLQEGFILEGTYHNGDVELRAPAYFCLPPGTVHGPARSEGHVVLSMLSGPLDITHVAHDG from the coding sequence ATGGGCCGACCGATCGTGATGGGCATCAATCTGGACGACGTGGAGTGGGAGCCGGCCGAGACCCTGTGGGACGACACCGGCGAGGCCGTGCCCGGCGGGCTGCTCGTCAAGGTCCTCAGCACCGACGACGAGAGCGGGGCCAGCACCGTGCTCGTGAAGGCCCCGCCGGGGTGGAGCACCGCAGCCCCCGAGGTGCACAGCGTGCTGCAGGAGGGTTTCATCCTCGAGGGCACCTACCACAACGGTGACGTGGAGTTACGGGCGCCCGCCTACTTCTGCCTGCCGCCGGGCACCGTGCACGGCCCTGCCCGATCGGAGGGCCACGTCGTGCTCAGCATGCTGTCGGGACCGCTGGACATCACGCACGTGGCGCACGACGGCTGA